A stretch of Oceaniferula marina DNA encodes these proteins:
- a CDS encoding EF-hand domain-containing protein produces the protein MKTTKIIVTSLTSLIACSMVASAQGPQGKGGPGKGGKPGEGRKGPGHAEMIKKFDTDGDGKLNEEERKAAREAMEKRRAEAKAKMLERFDTDGDGKLSEEERKAAREAMEAQRKEIHEAVLKQFDANGNGKLDEDEREGVREWVRENYPDAIHMPHRGGQKGKGGPRKGGKGGKGGGKGGPRGGGGDGPSTDV, from the coding sequence ATGAAAACGACCAAAATAATCGTCACGTCCCTCACCAGCCTGATCGCCTGCTCAATGGTAGCAAGCGCTCAAGGCCCCCAAGGTAAGGGAGGTCCAGGCAAAGGAGGCAAACCAGGAGAAGGCCGCAAAGGCCCTGGCCACGCTGAAATGATCAAAAAGTTTGACACCGACGGAGATGGCAAACTCAATGAAGAAGAGCGCAAAGCTGCACGAGAGGCCATGGAAAAACGCCGCGCTGAAGCCAAAGCAAAAATGCTCGAGCGCTTCGACACCGATGGCGACGGCAAGCTGAGTGAAGAAGAACGCAAAGCAGCCCGTGAAGCCATGGAGGCCCAACGCAAGGAAATCCACGAAGCCGTGCTCAAGCAATTTGATGCCAATGGTAATGGCAAACTCGATGAAGACGAACGCGAAGGTGTTCGGGAGTGGGTCCGGGAAAACTACCCTGACGCTATCCACATGCCTCACCGCGGCGGCCAGAAAGGCAAAGGCGGCCCCCGTAAAGGTGGTAAAGGAGGTAAAGGGGGTGGCAAAGGCGGACCTCGCGGTGGCGGAGGTGACGGACCAAGCACCGATGTCTAA
- a CDS encoding TPM domain-containing protein has translation MKCPRCVQRIHRGAEQCPHCGFALSDLDAVFGAGEVRMRRLSDAAGVLRLSERKRAEKWFDRFEQQFPQLFFSVYYGALDEVSNMRQFGIWLLNRGAFEDVDLSRPNEGGVLLLVDVNSKTAFMAHGYLLDFYLREKDSFKVLSKAHPHLLKEDHCKALKVVISELSAVLRQRSRSARRRPRKYQKLAGCLPADPSPLLEPLRATGVDEHERNGGGAEVRLADSLACEPSAHGEERGA, from the coding sequence ATGAAGTGTCCACGTTGTGTGCAGAGAATCCACCGGGGAGCGGAGCAATGTCCGCACTGTGGATTTGCTTTGTCGGATTTGGATGCTGTTTTTGGTGCGGGTGAGGTGAGGATGAGGCGTTTGAGTGACGCAGCCGGGGTGTTGCGTTTATCGGAGAGGAAGCGGGCCGAGAAGTGGTTTGACCGATTTGAGCAGCAGTTTCCGCAGTTGTTTTTCAGTGTGTATTACGGAGCCTTGGATGAGGTTTCGAATATGAGACAGTTTGGGATATGGTTGTTGAACCGCGGGGCATTTGAGGATGTGGATTTGAGTCGGCCGAATGAGGGGGGGGTTCTGTTATTGGTGGATGTCAATTCGAAGACCGCGTTCATGGCACATGGCTACTTACTGGATTTTTATTTACGTGAAAAAGATAGCTTCAAGGTGCTTTCCAAGGCGCACCCTCATTTGTTGAAGGAAGATCATTGTAAGGCCTTGAAGGTGGTTATTTCAGAGTTGTCAGCGGTGTTGCGGCAGCGGTCTCGATCCGCACGCCGGAGGCCGCGAAAATATCAAAAGTTGGCGGGTTGCCTGCCGGCGGATCCAAGCCCGTTGTTGGAGCCTTTACGCGCGACTGGAGTTGATGAGCATGAGAGGAATGGGGGCGGGGCTGAAGTTCGTTTGGCGGATTCGCTTGCGTGTGAGCCGTCAGCGCATGGAGAGGAGCGGGGAGCATGA